The nucleotide sequence GATGCTAGCGCTGTTTTATTAAGTAACGACAAAGTGGTTGATGAGCAAATTGATGAAGATGATCCTTATGCAGATTATCAGATCCCTGATGACTTAATGTGGTAATACCAACCACTAACCAGCATAAATATCTGCTCATTTTGATTGGTATTTACAAAAAATGTTTATGGAGGTCATAATTACGCCGTAATAGCGTGTAATTATCGTCCTATTTTAATTTATTTATATTCGGAAGCACAAATGTTCATAATTAGATTTATCCTTGGTCAAATCATCTTATTGATTAACTTTTTAACGATGCCAAGATCAGTAAAACGCAATGTTGAAGCTCAACAAAGTATTGACTTAACAACGGCTAAGTTTAGCTTGTATCAATTACCAGCATGCCCGTTTTGCGTCAAAGTTCGCAGAACCATTAAACGGGAAAACTTAAATATTGAACTACGCAATATTAAACAACAAACTAACTTAGATGAGTTAGTTGAGCATGGTGGAAAACGCACTGTACCATGCCTTCGCATTGAACAAGAAGATGGCTCTAGCAAGTGGATGTACGAATCTAAAGAGATTGTTGCCTACTTAAATCAAGTTGCTAATCCTGCCTAGAATCAACAACTTTTGAAGATTTACAAAAACCGAATAATGTCATTATTCGGTTTTTTTTGTGAGTTAATTTAGGTAAGTTTGACGTTGTATATCTATCAAAAAATAAAATAGAAATTTATTTGCTGGATCTTCTGTCTATTATTTATAG is from Thalassotalea crassostreae and encodes:
- a CDS encoding glutaredoxin family protein, with amino-acid sequence MFIIRFILGQIILLINFLTMPRSVKRNVEAQQSIDLTTAKFSLYQLPACPFCVKVRRTIKRENLNIELRNIKQQTNLDELVEHGGKRTVPCLRIEQEDGSSKWMYESKEIVAYLNQVANPA